In a genomic window of Helianthus annuus cultivar XRQ/B chromosome 10, HanXRQr2.0-SUNRISE, whole genome shotgun sequence:
- the LOC110881107 gene encoding uncharacterized protein LOC110881107, with amino-acid sequence MDFGTMRAKLHEGLYTSLEQFEHDVFLISGNAMHFNSSGTIFFRQAHGIDKLAKRVFHVLRTNPENFESEFSGSRRRSCRRSQDEIHEFNNNFFLKEKSKAGGDGKRCDPIEVDRRSTYKPDLNLNNDTWSKSLIYLNQHDHSYSQSLMQFVKDLGPTAQMVAKRKLQNITVNPQPTMRELGKQSQLPTGQMWFNSSRSISTMKPMNRDNVFERDESSRHSMVMSCSSGRMDSVITSASSLPAWLRQEPCASRFAVVSGSLRSNFGRINEGRECEEGSCSYNKPFDPRDLTLQL; translated from the exons ATGGATTTTGGGACCATGAGAGCCAAACTTCATGAAGGATTGTATACTTCCCTTGAACAATTTGAG CATGATGTATTTCTAATATCAGGGAACGCGATGCATTTCAACTCTTCGGGTACTATTTTCTTCAGACAG GCTCATGGAATAGATAAACTAGCCAAGAGAGTTTTCCATGTCCTGAGAACAAATCCAGAAAACTTCGAGTCGGAATTCTCAGGAAGTAGGCGTAGATCTTGCAGGAGATCGCAGGATGAAATTCACGAGTTCAACAACAATTTTTTCTTAAAAGAAAAGTCGA AAGCCGGTGGAGATGGTAAAAGATGTGATCCCATTGAAGTGGATCGAAGATCCACTTATAAACCAGACTTGAATCTCAACAATGATACTTGGTCAAAATCTTTGATCTAT TTAAACCAACATGATCACAGCTACAGTCAAAGCTTAATGCAGTTCGTCAAAGACTTGGGCCCAACTGCTCAAATGGTGGCTAAACGAAAACTCCAAAACATAACGGTAAATCCTCAACCAACAATGCGTGAGTTAGGGAAACAATCTCAACTCCCAACCGGCCAAATGTGGTTTAATTCTTCTCGATCTATTTCAACTATGAAGCCGATGAATAGAGATAATGTATTTGAGCGCGATGAAAGCAGTAGACATAGCATGGTTATGAGTTGTTCTAGTGGGCGTATGGATTCAGTCATTACTTCAGCGTCGTCGTTGCCTGCATGGCTTCGACAGGAGCCTTGTGCGTCAAGATTTGCTGTTGTTTCAGGGTCTTTGAGGTCGAATTTTGGGAGGATAAATGAGGGAAGGGAATGTGAAGAAGGTAGTTGCAGTTATAATAAACCGTTTGATCCTAGAGATTTGACTCTTCAACTGTAA
- the LOC118482944 gene encoding glutathione S-transferase T3-like, which yields MVEPETAQKPRAKGRQWTKVEEEALAMAYAKASTCPIVGNNQSGSSFWKKKTDRFNAIMEHGEARDVESVSGKWRKMIKVVNAFNQIYNQIYLSPPSGSNEQDILNLAIAKWDS from the exons ATGGTTGAACCCGAAACCGCGCAAAAACCGAGAGCAAAGGGGAGGCAATGGACGAAAGTAGAAGAGGAGGCGCTAGCTATGGCGTATGCTAAGGCCTCTACTTGCCCGATAGtcg gaaacaaccaatcgGGTAGTAGTTTTTGGAAGAAGAAAACGGATAGGTTTAACGCGATTATGGAGCATGGGGAGGCTCGTGATGTCGAATCCGTCTCGGGCAAGTGGCGAAAAATGATCAAGGTCGTCAACGCCTTTAATCAAATTTATAACCAAATTTACCTTTCTCCTCCAAGCGGGAGTAACGAGCAAGATATTCTTAACCTTGCTATCGCCAAGTGGGACTCCTAA
- the LOC110884389 gene encoding uncharacterized protein LOC110884389: MAYRRKQSISRSSTFNQEIHRSTAATPSSSLAAQAIRASAAHRDSSLSSAYVSSAFNSSVKDRSKGSATYDYTSMGSTNEPGGFWGVLARKAKSILDDDNASRSSQTPSSVKTETVSTSNQAEHRYESFENSRKMDNPKLRKGLDRLTSSLNQIGGTIGNALEEGRTIVDKKTQDIIQETRKLQNRRKVTTDEQNQLQEPQMQSTQQQKTDQETQLKASRDVAIATAAKAKLLLRELKTLKADLAFAKERSSQLEEENKMLREALEKGDHPTDDDDMIRIQLESLLAEKARLANENSVYARENRFLREIVEYHQLTMQDVVYLDEGIEEVTEVNPVASRTFPASTSPPLPSSPQAPLKRANSVPL, encoded by the exons ATGGCGTACCGTCGGAAACAGTCAATTTCTAGGTCTTCAACCTTCAACCAAGAGATTCATCGTTCTACCGCCGCTACTCCGTCGTCATCACTTGCTGCTCAGGCGATCAGAGCCTCCGCAGCTCATCGTGACTCTTCTCTCTCCTCCGCTTACGTCAGCTCTGCTTTCAACTCCTCTGTTAAAGACCGATCTAAG GGTTCTGCTACCTATGATTATACATCTATGGGAAGTACAAATGAACCAGGAGGCTTTTGGGGTGTTTTAGCCAGGAAGGCTAAATCAATTCTAGATGATGATAACGCTTCGCGGAGTTCTCAAACTCCTAGCAGTGTAAAGACAGAAACAGTCTCAACAAGCAACCAG GCTGAGCATCGTTATGAGTCTTTTGAGAACTCCAGAAAAATGGATAATCCAAAGTTAAGGAAGGGTTTGGATAGACTTACGTCTTCACTTAATCAAATTGGTGGCACGATTGGAAACGCCTTGGAG GAAGGGCGTACCATTGTGGACAAGAAAACTCAAGATATCATACAAGAAACCCGCAAACTGCAAAACAGGAGAAAAGTAACGACTGATGAACAGAATCAGCTGCAGGAACCTCAAATGCAATCTACACAGCAGCAAAAAACCGATCAAGAAACTCAACTCAAGGCATCTCGCGAC GTGGCAATTGCAACAGCTGCTAAAGCCAAACTACTCCTTCGGGAACTGAAGACGCTCAAAGCTGATCTGGCATTTGCAAAGGAAAGAAGTTCTCAATTAGAAGAAGAAAATAAAATGCTTCGTGAGGCTCTTGAGAAAGGAGACCACCCTACAGATGATGATGACATG ATTCGTATTCAACTGGAGTCACTTTTAGCAGAGAAAGCTCGTTTGGCTAATGAGAATTCTGTATACGCACGTGAAAACCGCTTCTTAAGGGAAATTGTTGAATACCATCAACTAACAATGCAAGATGTTGTGTATTTAGATGAAGGCATTGAAGAGGTTACAGAAGTTAATCCGGTAGCTTCTAGAACATTTCCCGCTTCAACCTCGCCACCGTTACCTTCATCCCCACAGGCACCTCTCAAAAGAGCCAACTCTGTACCTTTATAA
- the LOC110884388 gene encoding uncharacterized protein LOC110884388 — protein sequence MEPQLHTLTITFMLIMFILPIAEPQSVLNIPDITQARVLDDIIQEYAYHVFDNPNNPKTGVVYDGIAPKNLTGIRISGLRLRTGSLFTRGVPMYKEFRIPIGVVVQPYVERLVLVYQNLGNRSNGYYPLPGYMYLAPVLGLLAYNGTDLSVKSRTELDLQASDEPIQIEFGSVKPAPGGSGSNPMCVWVDLHGQVNFTNVVDGNRCLAFKQGHFSIVVKDIVKRDKHGGIDSRVWAIVVYVVGGCVLLVMLAVLVVLIRGCKKRKTTRKMERAAEGGEPLHMTMIGGVKAPAAMVTRTQPTLETEYVP from the coding sequence ATGGAGCCTCAATTACATACTCTTACAATAACATTTATGTTAATTATGTTCATATTGCCAATTGCTGAGCCTCAATCTGTTCTCAACATTCCTGACATAACACAAGCTAGGGTTCTTGATGATATTATTCAAGAGTATGCTTATCACGTGTTTGATAATCCGAATAATCCGAAAACCGGTGTAGTGTATGACGGCATTGCCCCGAAAAACTTGACTGGTATCCGAATTTCGGGTTTAAGACTCAGAACTGGTAGCTTGTTTACTAGAGGAGTTCCTATGTATAAGGAGTTTAGAATTCCGATAGGCGTTGTTGTGCAACCGTATGTCGAAAGACTTGTTTTAGTGTATCAGAATTTAGGAAACCGGTCGAATGGATATTATCCTTTACCGGGGTATATGTATCTAGCTCCTGTGTTAGGTCTTCTTGCTTACAATGGTACTGATTTGTCGGTTAAAAGTCGTACGGAATTGGACCTCCAAGCGTCGGATGAACCTATTCAAATAGAGTTTGGGTCAGTTAAGCCTGCACCGGGTGGTTCTGGTTCGAACCCAATGTGTGTTTGGGTTGACCTACATGGTCAAGTTAATTTTACTAATGTGGTGGATGGTAACAGATGTTTGGCTTTTAAACAAGGGCATTTTTCGATCGTAGTAAAGGACATTGTTAAACGAGATAAGCATGGTGGGATTGATTCTAGGGTTTGGGCGATTGTTGTGTATGTGGTTGGCGGATGTGTGTTGTTGGTGATGTTGGCAGTGTTGGTTGTGTTGATTCGCGggtgtaaaaagaggaaaacgACGCGTAAAATGGAACGCGCGGCAGAGGGTGGTGAACCACTGCATATGACCATGATTGGTGGGGTGAAAGCACCGGCCGCTATGGTGACAAGAACACAGCCTACTCTTGAGACAGAGTATGTCCCATGA